Genomic segment of Populus nigra chromosome 6, ddPopNigr1.1, whole genome shotgun sequence:
GTGTAACCctcgttttttaaaaattaattttttttattaaaatttaatataatttatatattttaaaattttttgatgtgataatattaaaaataatttttaaaaaataaaaaaatattattaatatatattttaataaaaaatattatttaaaaaatatccacaAGTACGAAACTAAACAAGCTCTAAGTTgtgttttaacttttataattatgcAGGCTGGCGGCCCCGATTATTTGTCGTGACGCGTATTCACTGTACCATCATCTCATCTCATCTCATCTGCAGACAGGGGAAAGTCTAACATAATaggaagaaaaagaatcaaaattattaCTCTCTTCAAAGTGTTATCAGACCTGCACAAAAACCAAACTACTTCAGTTATTCTCTGTCATGTTCTTTCTATATAATATGAGTGGCAGTTCCTTAGGTTCAAAGAATCCGTTttagaaaccaagaaaagaaacaacaaacacCCAGAGCAGCTCAATCCATTCATCACTGATAAAGATAGATAGAGAGATAAAGGGCAGACGAACTACTTTGATGGATTGTCTCAGAGAGATTGAAACTGATGGGAATTCAAATCCAATTCAAATATCTCGTTTGGCCCTCGATATTGGAGGTATGTATCTGTtaaatttcctttctttttgtcttttcaatcaataataagcaaacaaaaagaaatgctAATCTTGCTTTGCagggtctttaatcaaattggTATATTTCTCGAGAGATTCTGGTGATCATGAGGACCCATTGAATGATAGTGTTGGGATTTCCAATGGTGTTAATGGAAGGCTTCATTTTGCCAAGTTTGAGACGACCAATATCAATGATTGCTTGCAGTTTATTAGTGCCAACAAACTTTTCTTTGGTGGTATGTTCACTATCGTGACCATGACCATCCTtgttgcctttttctttttatccttttgtctTTCTCATTTCTTGAAACTCTAGATGTTATCAACAGTATGGTGTGGTTTTCTTCCTTGCAAACTTTAGGGCTGAGTTTGATTTAAGCTGAACTGATAGTTTCATACTCGGCTTGGCTTGCGCTTATTTCGTTATGCTCCGAACTCTTGCTGGTCGTGTACATTAACTCAAACAGGCTATGATAACTCATTCTGTGATTATATTACTTAGCAGAGTTGTCTTTCTTGGAGTTGCTTCATGTTGATAACTTCCTCATTTATGTGATTGTTTTTTGGCCGGTTTTGTTTCTTGCTTACAAAATGAAGGTGAACTCAGGTTTCCAGCATCAAGAAAACCCTACCAATGACAGGAGCTTTATTAAGGTAAGATGTAATTGTTGTTTGTTGccaaacttttgattttgaagaagCTAAATCTCTAAAGCTctgttatataattataataatattcattattataattataaacataaatttattgagagaaaatgcaagtttttttagaaaacaactaTTCAATGTTTTCTGTCTTAAATCCAGATTTCCTTCTCTGTGATCACAGATTGTCTGTCATACATAGCTTCCCACTAAGctgaacaattattttaaagttagcTTCTGGTGTTTGATTCCCATGGtggaaaaacttgtttttaatcTGATGAATTGTTTAGTTCATTTTTATGTCGCAAGGTAGTTTTGGGTTTGGAATAGGTACTAAATATGCTACATTATTAACTAGTTACAATCCATTTGAAGGCCACAGGTGGTGGGGCATACAAGTTCTCTGATCTTTTCAAAGAAAAGCTTGGCATTAGTCTCGAAAAGGAAGATGAAATGGATTGTCTTGTGACGGGAGCAAATTTTTTGCTTAAGGTGGGATTCTAGCACCACATAGTCACGTACATTTAATATCAGCAAGTTGTTGTCTTTCATTCAAACATTAAGAAAGCTTCATATGCAAAACAATCTCCTGCCCTTTGTCTATGTAGAACCTTACTGTTTCTGATTACTCGTGTGTATACATGCAAAAAACACTTAGCTTGCATGTAATTCTCTCAAGTATTTGGTCTGTACAAAATATTGTTTCAGTTGGTCACACTCTGTAGACAAATGTCTCATCTCAATTTATattgatcttttttctttttgatgaaaGTTATAAATGCATCATGATAAGTTCCACGTATTAGCTGCTATGGGCCCTGGGAGGATGTGCTCATGAATTCAACCTCTTAGAAAATTGAACAATGCAATAACTTGGAGATGTTTTTGTATGGTGTGGCCCTGATATTGGGAGTTCTAGAAAGTGTTGAATCTTCAAAAGAATAGACTTCATGCTGCAGAGGGCATTTGCTGACTCTGTCATGCATTAGTAAGTTGCCATAATATAAACCCCATCCCAAGGAAATGTATGCTTGAGGTTTGAGAATATGGCAATAGATCTAGCCCTAGGTCCTGATTCTTGGTAGAGGGTATTGCAAGTGGTATTCTGATGCCACTATTGAAATGAGCATCTACATCCTAGAAAAGAAAGAGGTTCAAATTTCTCCTCCTGTTCGGATTTGTTTGCAGTTGCAAAATGTCATTGTATAACTGTGCCTCTCTTCCCTCTTCAACAAAAGGAAAACTTCCTTTGTTCATGTGTGTTTGTTCAGGAGGGAAACTTTTACCTACCATGCCATATTTGTTTTCCTCCCTTGCTTGATAATAATTAGTAATTGCCCATTCTGTTTCTTGTTCACTTTACTAATGTCCTAGCTGCATGCTGATTGTTATTTTGAGTAGGCTGTCAATCATGAAGCTTTTACATACTTGAATGGTCAGAAGGAATTTGTGCAGATTGACCATAATGATTTGTATCCATATCTACTCGTTAATATTGGATCTGGAGTTAGCATGATCAAGGTACTCATATCAGTATCAGATCAGTTTACCTTCAttgtttatgatttgttttatgtatttaaaatgtttttatatgttaaatgaTATTCAGTTTTGTGCCAATACAGGTGGATGGAGATGGAAAGTTTGAGCGAGTCAGTGGAACAAGTGTTGGTGGTGGCACTTTTTGGGGTTTGGGAAAGTTATTAACAAAATGCCAGAGGTAGTTTGGTTTGTTTCCTCATCTTTGGCCATTACAAATTCTCTTGTATTTAGTTTCATATTAGTGGATACCGATGCATTTTCTTTCTCAGTTTTGATGAGTTGCTGGAGTTAAGTCAACGGGGAAATAACAGAGTTCTAGACATGCTTGTTGGGGATATCTATGGTGGGATGGAATATTCAAAGGTATATTCAAGtcctttctttaatttataagattgttTTTTGCCAGTTCACATATTTTCATTTGTCATGTTGAAGTGCCCATTCAGGTTCCTAACAGCTTCATGATTCACCTTGATtttcaatctttaaaatttaactgCACAGTTCATTTCGTATGATGACAGATTGGTCTCTCATCCACAGCCATTGCTTCCAGCTTTGGGAGGGCAATTTCTAACAGTAATGAACTTCATGATTATAAACCTGAAGATGTCTCCCGGTCTCTTCTAAGAatgatttcaaataatattggACAGGTAACTTTCAGTAGGCACATCTGTTGTATGTTGTCAAGAAGGACGCTATAAGATTTATATggtattaaaatttgataaaggaAAAGTATTTACATACAAAAAATCTCACAAACTAACATGGCAAGTGATGTATGATGAACTTGCCAAGTAATGATTTCACAGGATGGCATCCTTGCATTAAATGCTATTTCTATTTGTAAGATTTTCTTGTAggaattttttgtttgtattgcctTAGTCATTGAACGGAGTCATTCTGACAACCATACACCTCAACTGGTTGTTACAGATTTAGTGCTTTGCCATCCTTTTACCACGTTGGCTTGGAGATTAAAACCATTAGCCAAGGCTTTTGTAGCTGGATTCATCTTACCTTTGGATATTTAATACTTAGAGATGGTTCCCATCACCTACAGTGCTGTTAACAAGTCACGATTAAGAAGGGCATAGAATACCTGAGAGCTGGAAGTTGTATCCAAAATTCAACTTGACTGAGTTTCATATGCTATTCACTGccatagaaaattaaatttacaagaCCTTATGTGGCACATATAGAAAACTTTGCTTGACATAATTGATTATTGTCTGCACTCtgcttttttcttctatatCGTCTCATTTGTTCCATGACTcgccattttaaattttattgttttatatctGGAGTATTGATCACTTAAATTAACAGAGATACTctgagttatttttaattagtgcACACTTTTATTCTCCCATTGCCTCTTATTTCTCTGCTCCCAGATCTCTTACTTGAATGCACTTCGATTTGGGCTCAAGCGCATATTTTTTGGAGGATTTTTCACCCGGGGTCATTCCTATACTATGGACACCATTTCTGTTGCAGTTCATTTCTGGTAATTATCTGGGGTTTCACATGtcaacaacaaaataatttttctatttgaacaaaaaaatcactTCCCCTATTTGGAGGGCATTTGTGACTGTCGAGAAGTTCTGGGGTGGATCTTCATATTTTGATAATGAATACCATCCAGCCTGTACAGTTGAGATTTGCCAGCAAGCAAGGAAGGGAAACTTGTCATAGAGATATTCttacataataaaaaactaCCAGTCCTGgtaattaaaagtgaaaaaaaatcatcaataatgtttAATGAAAAGTTAAATGCAATTAAAACATTACCAGAGATTCCATGCACTCAACTAATTAGAAATTCATTTTGTTCTGATAAAAGTGAAACAAGTTCATCATTGTTTGGTGATATTATCCTTCTCCCAGTTCATATTTTCTCCTTACActctaatcattttattttattttatttggcaGGTCTAAAGGTGAGGCAAAAGCAATGTTTTTGCGGCATGAAGGATTTCTTGGAGCTCTAGGTGCATTCATGAGCTATGAACGGCACAGCCTCAATGACTTGATGGTTAATCAATCAGTGCAGATCCCAGTGGATGCATCCTCTAGTACAGATACAAATTATAATCCACTAGAGCGGGATTTGAATGAGACTGAGAGCGTGCAGTGTAGTGTCTATCAAGCTTAGAATTAGCTGAAACTTCCCTTCTTTGTACTTCGGTGTTTGAAGGAAATTTGTTGGTACCACTGGGCAGACTTACAGGTCGAAGAAGTCCATAGCTAGTGTAACATAGTTAAAACATCCCAGGACCAACAATTTTTATAGAAAGATTTTAGCACCTGTAGCATAAAAGTAACAGTGAAAAagttcagagagagagagatgtcaAAGTAATACATGTTACTTTGCCTGATTATTTATGTAATCTATAGGCCCCGTTGTAATTTGCAATACTACATTCTGtaacttcatccttcaataaaatcaattgcAGATTCGTTTAACATGTGAACTTTTACTTAAActaattttcttttagttgaTATTTTCAAGCGTTGGGGTATTTGAGGATTCCTTGGAATCACCCCAACTAGTTCTCCACTACTTTGAACAAGTTGTCCTATCATACCTGGTCGTGCAACCCTTGAACTGACAAGGCTCCACCTTGTCTGTTGCGGGAAAGTTTGCGCACCTGGTATTCCATGAAAATCCACATGCTATCCAAGGATTGAATTTGATCTTGCGGGCTTTTACTTCGACATATTACATTATACTAGAACTGATTAGAattccattttgatttttaactttCTGGGGAAACCTAATGCAAATTGTAGCTCATATATtcccgtgtttttaaaattacagaaaTCTCATTACGTTAAACAACCTTGGGTTTTGCCCAAGACTCTCATTGCCCGGTAAAAAATAAAGCAGCCATGATGCGGTGACCACCGGGATTCATGAGAATGGTACTTCGCCCAGGAGCTGCAGCTCACTAGATCCTCTTTCCATAACCAGTAAGCACAGGCATCAAGAAGGTTGATGAAAGCTCTCCCCTCCTCTAGCAGGTAAATTGCGCTCTGCATATTTCGAATTAGGGTTATCGGAGGTGATACAACTGAGCATTTTAAAGAGCAGTCACAACAATCTCATTCTTTAGACAGATCATAATACAAATAAGAATTGCTGTTTATCTCTGTTGAACTGATACAAATACAATTGGAATACAAATTGTAGTTTAACTGTTTCTTGAACCAAAAGATGATCTTTCAGCAGTCAACAATTTTCTAGGACGCTTCTTTGCATTTCTTCTATGTAGAGCCCATctttctttaatattagatgACTTGATAGGTTGTTTTTCATCATACAAGCTCCAATCTTCACATTTTTCAGCATCAAAACCTACCCTGATTCTGCCTGCTTCAGCAACCAGATCATTCACAATCATTTCAGTAGTCCTGGTGGTGATTCCTCTTAGGTACCAGGAAATTGGTGGCGGTGGAACAATTGCTGGTTGGATTAACTGCTCCAAGCTCACCTTTGACCCTATCCTTCCTTTCCCCCTTGTACATGAACAATAGTCCGCCAATGTTTTAGGTTTAAATGGATAGCAGATTGCTTCATCAACAAATATAGGTTCCACTTTCCAGCAACCTTCGAATCTTTTCATGAACCCAGTTTTCACTTGCGTGAAGTTCATCTGTCAAGCAAGTACCAGACATAAGAGAATTGCCAGTGGATTAGACAAGTTTATGGTAATGATGGTGCCCTATTATGGTAGAACTAAAACTAAGACTACAAGGTAAATCAGGAATTAGATGGTGGTTAGCCAACATAATTAGATGAATCAGTTTTTGTATCAAGTaggtttttgttattgttactgCCAAAAGTTCTCTAAAACATCCGTTTTCTGAGGTGAACAGAGAAATTTTGGTCTTGTGGAATTTGAGTTTCCTAAGGAGCAAAGTTATCCAATGATATCTCACCAAATTCACCCAATCTACATGCATTCCCACAACTACCACTCCCCAAAgtgaaaaaccatccataaacgTTGTGAAATGCATTCCCACAACTACCACTCCCCAAAgtgaaaaaccatccataaacgTTGTGAAATGCATTCCCACAACTACCACTCCCCAAAgtgaaaaaccatccatataCGTTGTGAAATGCATTCCCACTTGCATTTCCACATTAAGGATTTATTCAAGAATTCTGACTCACAGATAACATGCCATGAAGAGAACAAACAGATCTTCACCAGATGGGTTGAAAACAAGCTTCTGATTACTTATGGCAGCAATAGAAACAGTGGAAAGAAAAATGTTGATCCTTACTGAGTGATCTTGTCTGTTCTGATCAACCAAAACATGAACTGATATAGTCCCTGACCACCAAAGAAATTTCCAAATAGCAGCTTGCTCTACATCAACCACCTGCCTGTGACCTTCATCAAGCAAAACTCTCCTGGATACCACTTCCTAGACATAAAACAGTTTTTTCTCACATCAAAATGGAATTTCAATTGGATGCTTAATACTATTTAATCAAGCAAATAATAGTTACAAGAACAAATCAAATGGacgtcttttcttttcttttttaattttaaattgaagacTAATTCCCACAACTAAGGAGAATGCCAAACTTTGATGATCTAACCAGCGTTTTAACAAATAGTTATACTTCGGTTGAAATGAAGCAGCAGATGATGAAAAAGACTCAACTTACCttgatatttttgaaaactCTCCTATTATCTGGGTCCGTCACAATATCATACACTGCATCCGGGGGCAACCCGATATCCACTTTGGCATTGAGGTTGCAGAGAGAACCTCTTGGTACACTGACCTGCCAAGAATAACATGAGATTCCAagcacattaattttttatgactcAATCAACCCTGCTACTCCTTAGCATTGAAAGGCAACTAACTGGCCAATACGACATGCAGTTTCTTTAAAAGTTGTTCACCTTTATTTGTGGAGGTTGATCAGTCCAAGCAGGATTTTCTCTCCAGGCTTGCAATTGCCTCTCCAAATCAATCCCCAAGGCAGGAGCAGCGGTAGAAGCAAATGACCCTTTCTCTTTTCTCACCGAGTTTTCGCCCTTGCCATCTTTTAATAAGTTCTTGAGTCGTGACTATTGCAAGATTACAGTagaattttctttcattaagCTATCACAATGCTAATTTATCCAACATGGATGGAAAAAAGACTAACCTTAATACAATCTTGAAGCTTGTTTGGGAGCTGCACAAGAAATGATGGATCAAAAGCTTTGTGGGTTCCATTGCACTTGCTCTTGGGAATTCCTATGCTAGCTCTTCTCACTTCTGCTTCACCCATTAGCCTGAATTCAAAGAATGCGTTCTCTTGAATC
This window contains:
- the LOC133697733 gene encoding pantothenate kinase 1 isoform X1 → MDCLREIETDGNSNPIQISRLALDIGGSLIKLVYFSRDSGDHEDPLNDSVGISNGVNGRLHFAKFETTNINDCLQFISANKLFFGGFQHQENPTNDRSFIKATGGGAYKFSDLFKEKLGISLEKEDEMDCLVTGANFLLKAVNHEAFTYLNGQKEFVQIDHNDLYPYLLVNIGSGVSMIKVDGDGKFERVSGTSVGGGTFWGLGKLLTKCQSFDELLELSQRGNNRVLDMLVGDIYGGMEYSKIGLSSTAIASSFGRAISNSNELHDYKPEDVSRSLLRMISNNIGQISYLNALRFGLKRIFFGGFFTRGHSYTMDTISVAVHFWSKGEAKAMFLRHEGFLGALGAFMSYERHSLNDLMVNQSVQIPVDASSSTDTNYNPLERDLNETESVQCSVYQA
- the LOC133697733 gene encoding pantothenate kinase 1 isoform X2, yielding MIVLGFPMVLMEGFILPSLRRPISMIACSLLVPTNFSLVVNSGFQHQENPTNDRSFIKATGGGAYKFSDLFKEKLGISLEKEDEMDCLVTGANFLLKAVNHEAFTYLNGQKEFVQIDHNDLYPYLLVNIGSGVSMIKVDGDGKFERVSGTSVGGGTFWGLGKLLTKCQSFDELLELSQRGNNRVLDMLVGDIYGGMEYSKIGLSSTAIASSFGRAISNSNELHDYKPEDVSRSLLRMISNNIGQISYLNALRFGLKRIFFGGFFTRGHSYTMDTISVAVHFWSKGEAKAMFLRHEGFLGALGAFMSYERHSLNDLMVNQSVQIPVDASSSTDTNYNPLERDLNETESVQCSVYQA
- the LOC133696022 gene encoding uncharacterized protein LOC133696022 isoform X2; this translates as MGEAEVRRASIGIPKSKCNGTHKAFDPSFLVQLPNKLQDCIKSRLKNLLKDGKGENSVRKEKGSFASTAAPALGIDLERQLQAWRENPAWTDQPPQIKVSVPRGSLCNLNAKVDIGLPPDAVYDIVTDPDNRRVFKNIKEVVSRRVLLDEGHRQVVDVEQAAIWKFLWWSGTISVHVLVDQNRQDHSMNFTQVKTGFMKRFEGCWKVEPIFVDEAICYPFKPKTLADYCSCTRGKGRIGSKVSLEQLIQPAIVPPPPISWYLRGITTRTTEMIVNDLVAEAGRIRVGFDAEKCEDWSLYDEKQPIKSSNIKERWALHRRNAKKRPRKLLTAERSSFGSRNS
- the LOC133696022 gene encoding uncharacterized protein LOC133696022 isoform X1, yielding MLMGEAEVRRASIGIPKSKCNGTHKAFDPSFLVQLPNKLQDCIKSRLKNLLKDGKGENSVRKEKGSFASTAAPALGIDLERQLQAWRENPAWTDQPPQIKVSVPRGSLCNLNAKVDIGLPPDAVYDIVTDPDNRRVFKNIKEVVSRRVLLDEGHRQVVDVEQAAIWKFLWWSGTISVHVLVDQNRQDHSMNFTQVKTGFMKRFEGCWKVEPIFVDEAICYPFKPKTLADYCSCTRGKGRIGSKVSLEQLIQPAIVPPPPISWYLRGITTRTTEMIVNDLVAEAGRIRVGFDAEKCEDWSLYDEKQPIKSSNIKERWALHRRNAKKRPRKLLTAERSSFGSRNS